The nucleotide sequence CGGGGTTGCCCGCGTCCTTCCAGCTCGCGCCGAGCACCGGAAACCCCAGCGCCTTGATGCGCGAGAGCGTGTCGCTGCCGGTGCTCGCGCCGTAGTTCCAGTAGGCGACCTGAATGTCTTTGGGGAGGCGGGCGGGCAGGGTGGCGATGACCGAGTCGGCGAACGCTGCGTCGTGCCAGATCATCGTGCCGACGTTTCGCGCCTTCAGGAAGCCGTGAATCTTGACGGTGTCGTCCACGAACAGCTTCTCGAAGCCCGCCGCCTTGCCGTTTTCACGCGCCGGGAAGCGGTCACGGTTGCGCACCTCGTCGTGTCCGATGTGGACGACCCGTGGCCCGAAGACCTCCACGATTTCTTTCAGCACCGGAAAAACGACGCGCTCGTAGGTCGCCGGGTTGAGGGTGTCGTAGGCGAAGGGGTTTTGCGAGTCGGGGTCCTGGCGCAGGTCCAGATTTTTGCCTCCGTAGAACATCCAGCCCACGTGTCCCAGCGTTTCTATCAGCGGAATCGGCTCCAGGCCGTGGCTGCGGGCCAGCTCGGCCACCCGCCGCGCCTCGGCCTTGCTCGCGCCGCCGGGGTGCGCCCAGCCGCCCGCCCTGGCCGCGTCCCACTGCACGTAGTTCGCCATGATGAGGACCTTGTTGTATTTGAGCTGCGCGAGCATCGGAAGCAGCCGGTCATTGACACCCTTGCTGTACTGGTCGAGATACAGCATGGCGATTCGGTCCGCAATCACCGGCGCGTCGCTGATGCGGGCAAAGCGCAGGCCCTGGGGCGTGAGCAGTTGCCGCAGCGTCTGGGCGCCCAGATACGCCCCGCGCGGGGTGGCCCCCACCACGTACGCGCCCGAAGCGTCCACCAGCAGCGCGTAGCCCTCGGCGCCCTCGGCCCGGAGGCCCGCCGCCTTCACTCTGGCCGCCAGCGCCGCGTCGCCGACGGTGCCCACCGTCACCGTTCTGGCGCCGCCGTCGGGGAGCTTCTGCCCCAGCCGCGTCTGCCACTCGGCGCGGAGGTCACGGGCGGCCCAGGCGAGTTCAGGAGTGGTGCCCACCACCTTCAGCCCCAGGCCCGCAAGCGGCAGCGTGCCCGCCGGATAGCTCGCCTCTCTCGGCTGCGGCACGGGCCGGGCGAGCGGCGAGAGCAGCCGGGCCTGCGGCGCCGGGGTGAGGGGCAGCGGGGCGGCGGTGGGGGCGGCAGAGGCCGTCTGAGCGCCACACAGCAGCGCCGCCAGGAGGCAGAGGGCAACAGGTTTCATGGTGGGGTCATGCTACGGGGTGCGGAGCTGAAAAGAGAGGCCCTCGATGCGGCGGATGCATCAAGCGCCTCTCTCAACTACCCGAAGCGACAGGCGGAATCGTCAGCCGGGTTTGCTGGTCTGGTTGCCCTCGCCGTCGGCCAGCGCGAGCAGCCACATCATGAGCTGCACGAAGGCGAGCGCCATCGCCGGAAGCCCCGCAATCATCATGATCCAGCCGGAAATCTGCTGGTTTTGCAGCGGGGTGAGGTTCCACAGGCACAGCGCATTGACGTAGGGCGTGTACAGCACCTCGCGCGAGTACAGCCACACGGCGGCCACCGCCATCATCGGGAGGGCGGCGAGCAGGCCGAAGCCCCCCCGGTTGCCGACGCCAGCGGCCTGCACGGTGGGCAGCGGGCGCAGCACCACGCCCCAGACCAGCAGCGAGCTGAGCAGGTACAGCGTGGGCAGCAGCGGGGCCGCCGTGTTGCTGACCACGCTGGCGTTGAAGCCCGCCGGAATGTTCCAGAAGATGATGACCGCCGTCCACACCGCCAGCGCGACCCAGGGGTCGAGCAGCAGCCCCAGCACCCGGCCCAGCGGCGACTGGCGCGAGAGCGTGATGCCGCGCGGCAGCCCCAGCACCAGCAGCGGCGGCACCACCTCGGCCAGCACCATCAGGCGGCCCATGTACAGCGCCATGCTCTGCCCGGTGTAGGCGCGGGTGCCGGTCTGCGTCGCCACGTACCACAGCCCCAGGCCCAGCGAAAACAGCGCGACTTTCCACCCGGGCCAGCGGGCGCGGCCCCCTTCCGTGCGCCGGGCGCGGGCAAAAGCCCAGAAGTACGCCCCCGCGCTCAGCACCAGCAGCGCCAGCATGGGCCAGTCGGGGGTAAAGGCGAGCAGTTGCGCGGCGCTGGGGTTCAGGTCGGTGCCGCCGGACACGGGGGGCGCGGAAACAGGAGGCGCAGAAACGGGAGGCGCAGAAACGGGAGGCGCAGGCAGGGAAGTGGTCATTTCGCTGGGTTCCTCATGACGTAACGGACATCGGCCAGTACGCGGTCCACCTGACCGAGCTGGGTGTAGTCCCACAGCACGCGCAGCTTGCCCGCCGAGTCGATCAGGTAGGTGGCGGTGGTGTGGTCCACCTGATACTCCTGCGGCGACTTGACCGCCGAGCGGCGGTAGCCCACGCCGTAGGCCTTCGCCACCTCGCTCAGCTTCGGTTCGGGAATGTTGACCGCTTCGCCGCCGCCGAAGTAGTCGAGGTATTCGTTCAGCAGCTCCGGCGTGTCGCGCTGCGGGTCCACGCTGACGAGCACGACGCGGAAGTCGGCCCGCTCCTCGGGGGTCAGCTTCTCGCGCACCTGATTGAGAAAGCCGAGCGTGACCGGGCAGATGTTGGGGCAGTGGGTGAAGCCGAAAAACACCGCGCTGGTCTTGCCCGCAGGCGAAAAGGTGTAGGGCTGCCCGTCCGCCCCGGTGCCGCTGAAGGACGCAGCGGCGGGGGTCTGCGGATACGCCGTGCCGTAGAAAGGAAAAGGCGAACGGACGCGGACGAACAGCCACGCGCCGCCGAGGACCAGCGCGACGGCCAGCAGCGCCAGCAGCGCCGAAACGTACCAGGGCCGCCCCGCCCCCTGGCCCGGTTCGGCGGGGGAAAGGGTGCCTGGCCTGCTCAGGTCCGTGCTCATCTCAGTTCTTCTTGACGGTGGCGCTGACCTTCAGGGTGCGCCCGTCCTCGGCGGTCAGGGTCAGCGTGACCGTCTCGCCCACCTTCAGCGGACGTTTCAGGCCCATCAGCATCACGTGGTCGCCGCCCCGGTGCAGGGTGAGTTTGCCGCCGGCGGGGATGGTCAGCGAGGGCACCATCTTCATGCCCATCATGCCGCCGCTCCTGGTGGTGATCATCAGCATGGGGTGCGCGGCCAGCGAGGTGGCGGCGCCGACGAGCTTGATGGGCTGCTTGCTCCTGTTCGTCAGCGTCATGTAGGCGGCGGTGTCCTTGATGCTCGGCGGCACGGCGGCCACCGTCGCGCCCTGAACGGTCACGGGCAGGGGCTGCGTTTTGGCGGGCGCTTTGGTCCATTTGCTCGCCGGGGCCGCGTGTGTGCTCTGGCTTGCCAGTGCGGGCAACAGGGCCAGCAGCGCAGCGAGTCCGGCGGCGGTCAGCGTCTTTCTGGAAGTGGTCACAGTGGGTTTCCCTGAGGGCCGGGGAACGCTCGGCCCATCGGCGGGCAGTCTAGGCGGCGGCGGCGGGCCGGATTGTCCCCGGCGCATGGAAGCGGGTTCCATTCGCGCTATGCTGCCCGGCAGATGCGTCCTCCCACCATTCAGGATGTGGCCCGCGCCGCCGGGGTCGGGGTCGGCACCGTGTCGCGGGTCCTGAACAACCACCCTTCGGTCAAGCCCTCCACGCGCGAGAGCGTGCTGCGCTCCATCGCCGAACTGGACTACACGCCCAATCCGCACGCCCGCCGCATCGCCGGGGGCAAAAGCTACACCATCAGCGTGCTGCTGCCGGTCGTCACCACCGAGTTTTATGTGCGGCTGCTCGACGGCCTGGAAACCGCTTTTCAGGAGGCCCGCTACGACGTGGCGATTTTTCCGCTGCTCGACCGCTCGCGGCTGGAGCGGTATCTCGGCTCGCACACCCTGGCGTACCAGGCCGACGGACTGGTGATGGCGACCTACAACCTGACCACGCTGCTGACCGAAAGGCGCGTCAAGACCCAGCAGCCCACCGTGCTGGTCGACGCCTACGCCGAGGGCGTGGACTGCGCCTACATGGACAACGTGGCGGGGGGGCAGGTGGCAGGCGAGTACGCCGCGACGCTGCCGGGCGCTGTCTACGCCATCTGGGTGGAAACCGAACTCGACCAGCTCTTCGTCACCCGCGTGTTCGAGGAGCGCCGCAGCGGGTTCCTGGCCGCGCTGGGCGCCGCCGGACGACCCCTGGCCGGCGAAGCCACAGCGGGCTTCGACCCCCTGACCGCCCGGCGTGTGGCGGCGGAGCTGCTCGACCAGGCCGAGTTGCCCTGCACGGTCTTCGCGGCGGCGGACCTGCTCGCGGCGGCCCTGCTGGACGAAGTGGCCGCGCGGGGCCTGCGGATTGGTGAAGACGTGCGCGTCATCGGCTTCGACGACCAGCCCTGGGCGGCGGGCCGGGGCCTGACCACACTGCACCAGCCGGTCGAGAGCATGGGCCACGAGGCGGCCACGCTGCTGCTTTCCCGGCTGGGCGGGTACAAGGGTCCGGCGCGGGCCAGAAAGTTCATGCCCCGGCTGGTGGTGCGCGAAACGGCCTGAGTTCAGCCCTGACCCCTCTCCCCAGACCTGGAAAGCTCTGCAAGAAAGGGGATTGTTCAGAGCAGTCTCAAACCCCTTCGCCCTTTGCCAGCCACTTTTCCACGTCCTTGCGCTGGCGCTGCCCGAGGGGAAACGCCAGCCACGCCCGCAGCGCGGCGGGGTCGCGGTCCTTGGCAAAGTCGGCGTCGAACAGTTCCCCGATACTGGGCGCACCGTCGGGGGCAGGGATGCGGGTCACCGGGTCGCCCTTGCCGATTTCGCCGGGGGTGAGTACGCGGGCGTAGAACCCGGGGCGGCGCACCTGCACGAAGCGTTTGACGAACCCGGCGTCTTCCATGCGTGCGCCGAGCGTGCCGCAGGGAATCCGGGGGGCGGTGGCTTCCAGCACCACTTCGCCCAGCGTGAAGCGCTCCCCGATGCGAACTTCGGCCGACTCTGCGCCGCTGATCAGCACGTTTTCGCCGAAGGCGCCCGGCTCCAGCGTGCGCCCGAGCCGCTCTTCCCAGGCGTCGTAGTCCTCGCGGGTGTAGACGTACACCGCCTGGTCGGGGCCGCCGTGGTAGCGCCGGTTCATGATGCGGTCGCCTTCTAAGCCCTGTTCGTCCACCCGCACCCGCCCCGGCACCGGATGCTTGCGGATGCCGGTCACGACGGTCCGTTCGCCCACTTGCAGGGCGGTGGGCTGGCCCACGTTCACGCTGATGATTTTCATGGCCCTATTGTGCCGCGCGGCATGCTCAAATGGCGGGCGTGAGTGTGCCGCCCCCCGTTTCTCCCGCGTCTCCCTTCGACCCGGCGCTCGCCGCTGCCGGGCAGACCTACACCCTCGCCACGCTGTGCGGCCTGTTTGTGCTGACCGTGCTTCCCTTCGTGGCCGCGCTGGTGCAAGGCCAGGCGAGCGAGGTGCCCCGGCATCTGGCCTACGCGCTGGGGACCGCCCTGCTGCTGCGGAGCGTGTGGCGGGGCGGCGTGTGGTCGTGGCGGGTCACGGTGGGCCTGAGCATCGTGGCGGGGCTGCTGGTGTTCATGGGTGGGATGTTCGCCGGGCAGGTGAGCTGGCAGGGCTGGGTGGTCAGCGCGGCGGGGCTGGCCTTTATCGCCTGCGGGCTGCTGCTGGTGGGGCACCCCGCCATTCGCGCCTTTCTGGATGGCCGCTGGGCGGCGCGGGGGCGGGCATGACCGGGCGCAGATTTACCGTGCAGGGCACCAACAATTCGTTCACCTGCGGCAACTGCGGCGCAGAGGTGCAGCCGCTGCAAAACGGCTCGGTCAGGAACCATTGCCCGGTGTGCCTGCATTCCAAACATGTGGACGTGTTGCCCGGCGACCGCGCCTGCGACTGTCACGGCCTGATGAAACCCGTCGGCGCCGAGCAGAGCGGGAAAAAGGGCTGGATTCTGGTTCACCGCTGCCAGAAGTGCGGCTTTACCGGGCGCAACAAAGCCGCGCTGGACGACCCCGAGCAGCCCGACAGCTGGGACGCGCTGATTGCGGTGACCTCGGGGGGCGGGGGGAGTCGGTGACCTGTGCGGGCGCCCCCGGTCTCCTGAAGGTGCAGGACAGCTAAAGCGCGGCGCAGTGTGGCGTGCAGGCAATGACTCTACGCTCAGGGTCTATGTCCGCTTTCCGTCCTTCCGGCACCGAGCCGTCCAAGCGCGAGTGGTTCAGCGAACTGATCGGGCGCACCCGGTTTATCGTCCTGGTCGCCGTGATTGCCGTTCTGCTCGTCGCCTTCAGCCTGTTTTTGCAGGGGACCCTCATTGCCCTGAGCACCATCTACGAAACCTGGCGCGAGATGTTCACGCACGGCATCAAGAGTCAGTCGGGCACCCTGGCGGTGGAGTTTCTGGAGGTCGTGGGCACCATGCTCAAGGCGGTGGTGTTCTACCTCATCGGCATAGGGCTGTACTCGCTCTTTATCAAGCCGCTGAACCTGACCGCCGCGCTGGGCGTCGAGAGTCTGGCCGACCTGGAACAGAAGGTCGTGTCGGTGGTCATCGTGATTCTGGGCGTCACGTTCCTGGAACATTTCATTCGCTGGGAAAAGCCGCTGGATACGCTGTATTTCGCCGGTTCGCTGGCGCTGGCAGGCGGGGCGCTGGTACTGTTCCAGAAGGTTCACCAGGGGTCGGGCAGCGACCTGGAGCAGCCGCAGTCCAAGCTGCGGGCGCGGCGCGAACTGTTCGAAAACGACCACGAGCAGCGCGAAATCAAGGAGCAGGACGTGGCGCGGGCGGAGCAGGCCACCGAAGCCAAACTGGAGGGCCGCGTGCCCCCCGAAAGCGGCGCCGAGTAGGGCCGCGCCCGCCACAGGAAAAGGACGCCTCCCCCGTGGGAAAGCGTCCCTTCTTTTGCCCAGGTTTTTATCTCCACCCAGTACAAAAAGATTTTCCTTGGGCTATAGGGCGTTTTTGTCGCTCGGATGCCCCCTCACCCCTCGCTATGCGAGGCCCTCTCCCACCAGGGTAGAGGGTCAGAAGCGCATGAAATTCCCCTCTACATTTCCTTTTACCCCGTCAAGATAAAAACCTGTCTTTTGCCCTCTGCCCTTGACCCTCTGCGTCCCTCAGCGTCCGCCGTAGTTGGGCGCTTCCTTGGTAATCGTGACGCCGTGCGGGTGGCTTTCGATCAGGCTCGCACCCGTGATGCGCACGAACTGCGCCGCATCGCGCAGGGTTTGCAGGTCGGGTGCGCCGCAGTAGCCCATGCTGGACTTCAGGCCGCCGACGAACTGGTAGATGACCTCGCCCGCCGTGCCCTTGTGCGCCACAATCCCTTCGATGCCTTCGGGCACGAACTTGCGGCTGCCGCCCTGGAAGTAGCGGTCGGCGCTGCCCTGGTCCATCGCCCCCAGGCTGCCCATGCCCCGGTAGGACTTGTAGCGGCGTCCGTCGCGCAGGATGGTTTCGCCGGGGGCTTCGTCGGTGCCCGCGAGCATGCTGCCCATCATCACCACGTTCGCGCCCGCCGCAATCGCCTTGGGCACGTCGCCGGTCTGCTTGATGCCGCCGTCGGCAATCACCGGGATGCCCGCGTCCATCGCCGCCGCCGAAGCCTCGAAGATGGCGGTGATTTGCGGCACGCCCACACCCGTCACCACGCGGGTGGTGCAGATCGAGCCGGGGCCGATGCCGACCTTGACCGCGTCGGCCCCGGCCAGAATCAGGTCACGCGCTCCAGCGCGGGTGGCGACGTTGCCCGCGATCACGTCCACGTCGAACTGCTCCTTGACCTTCGCCAGCGCGTTCAGAATCCCCTGGCTGTGGCCGTGCGCCGAGTCGAGCACCAGCACGTCCACGCCCGCCTGCACGAGTGCGTCCGCACGGTCCATCAGGTCCGCCGAAACGCCGATGGCGGCGGCCACGCGCAGTCGGCCCAGGTCGTCCTTGGCGGCGTTGGGGTACTTCACCGTCTTTTCGATGTCTTTGATGGTGATCAGGCCGCGCAGGTACTCGCCCTCGGTGACCAGCAGCTTTTCGATGCGGTTGCGCTTGAACAGTTCGCGGGCCTGTTCCAGGTCGGTGCCGACCGGCACGGTCACGAGGTGTTCACGGGTCATCACGTCGCCCAGCGCCACGTCGAGGTCGTCGATAAAGCGCAGGTCGCGGTTGGTGATGATGCCCAGCAGCTTACCCTGGGGGTCGGTGACCGGCACGCCGCTGATGCGGTACTCGCCCATCAGGCGGTCGGCGTCGCGCACGGTGGCGGTGGGCGGCAGGGTGATGGGGTCCACGATCATGCCGCTTTCAGAGCGCTTGACCTTGCGCACCATTTCGGCCTGGTGGTCGATCGGCATGTTCTTGTGAATCACGCCGATGCCGCCCTCGCGGGCCATGGCAATCGCCATGTTGGTCTCGGTCACGGTGTCCATCGCCGCCGACACGAAAGGGATGTTCAGCCGGACGCGCTTGGTGAGCTGGGCACCGATATTCACCTCGTGCGGCAGCACCTGCGAGTGCCGGGGCTGAAGCAGCACGTCGTCGAAGGTGATGCCTTCCTGGGCAAATTTGTAACGGTAACGGTCTTCCTGGCTCTGGGCCGACGTCTGGGGGGCAGCGGGCGCACTCATGGCAGCGAGTTTACCCCCTGCTTCCCGGCGATTTGGGCTTTTGTCCGCTATATCCGGCCCGGCCCGGCAGCAGTTCCGGTGGGGGGGCCACTCCCTGCCGGGCGCAGCGGCGCAGCGTGGCCAGTTCGCCCGCCTGCCACAGGCCCACCCCGTTGGCCTGCGCGAGTTCGCGGGCGGAGCGGGTGTAGCCGGGGCCAGAGGTCACGACCACCGCGTGCGTGCAGTCGTAAACGGCCTTGCTCGCCACGATGGCCTGCACCGCCCCGTTGCCCACCGCCGCCCGGTAGCGCTTGACCTGCACCGCCACCCGCACGCCGCCGGGACCGCTCGCCAGCACGTCGGCGCCCTGGTCGGCCCGGCCCCGCGTCGCCTGCGCCTGCCAGCCGGGCAGGGCCGAAATCAGTTCGGCCACATGCAGCTCGAACTCACGCGGGCTGAGGTCGGCCAGCGAACGTGCGCTGGGGCCGGGTACAGGTGCGGTAGGAGCAGGGGAGACCGGCGAAGGCGGAACAGGAGCAGGCGACCGGGGGGGCGCGGGCGAAACGGCGCCAGGGCGGGAACGCGGCGGCCCGGCCATCAGGACCAGTACCGTGACGAGCAGCAGCCCCAGCAGCGGCCCGGTCAGCATTCGCCAGGCGGGTTCAGCCGCCACCGCGATCAGCCCCCCGATCACCAGCATCAGCACGGCGGCGGCGCCGGAAGGCTGGGAAGACGGAGGACGCGACATGACGGGGCGCAGAGTAGCGCGGAAAATGACGTGCGGGACGTGAAGGCCCTGTCTATTCCCCGGCGCCCGGAGCGACGTCACGCCCGGCCCGCGCCCGCAGCTGCGCGATGCTCAGCGCCGGACCGTGCCCTGGCAATACCGCCTGCAGGTCGAGGGCGGCCATCCGTCCCAGGGTGTGCAGGGCGACGGCGTGGTTCCAGTTGTAGACCTCACGCGGCAGGTGCGCCCCGGTGCGGGGGTGGCCCAGCACCGCGTCGGCGGCAAGCAGCACCCCGCCGCGCCGCAGCCCGATTTGCCCGTCGGTGTGCCCCGGCAGGTGAACGACC is from Deinococcus wulumuqiensis R12 and encodes:
- a CDS encoding beta-N-acetylhexosaminidase, whose protein sequence is MKPVALCLLAALLCGAQTASAAPTAAPLPLTPAPQARLLSPLARPVPQPREASYPAGTLPLAGLGLKVVGTTPELAWAARDLRAEWQTRLGQKLPDGGARTVTVGTVGDAALAARVKAAGLRAEGAEGYALLVDASGAYVVGATPRGAYLGAQTLRQLLTPQGLRFARISDAPVIADRIAMLYLDQYSKGVNDRLLPMLAQLKYNKVLIMANYVQWDAARAGGWAHPGGASKAEARRVAELARSHGLEPIPLIETLGHVGWMFYGGKNLDLRQDPDSQNPFAYDTLNPATYERVVFPVLKEIVEVFGPRVVHIGHDEVRNRDRFPARENGKAAGFEKLFVDDTVKIHGFLKARNVGTMIWHDAAFADSVIATLPARLPKDIQVAYWNYGASTGSDTLSRIKALGFPVLGASWKDAGNPEGMARAAAQVGAGMIQTRWNGYFGNPSVWDGMAEQGVAYVRAANAFWNPQAPALQGAAGLYRDLYQPGSYSPQAGYTVSLKGVANRTFADQGGEGWIGKGPDTDLRALGQGVKRVGAYAFDLSGAVMTRGERAAVAGLPERVTLNLGGRRAAGLVFLHTTGWPGNDREGVGRYEVAYADGSRVNVPLEYGRHIRAWTEPLGTPGAEKFSMVAAPVWIGQTRDGLDVGLSALEWTNPKPGVGIASVTLVSEGKGANPVLLGLTLLGGQ
- a CDS encoding cytochrome c oxidase assembly protein; this encodes MLALLVLSAGAYFWAFARARRTEGGRARWPGWKVALFSLGLGLWYVATQTGTRAYTGQSMALYMGRLMVLAEVVPPLLVLGLPRGITLSRQSPLGRVLGLLLDPWVALAVWTAVIIFWNIPAGFNASVVSNTAAPLLPTLYLLSSLLVWGVVLRPLPTVQAAGVGNRGGFGLLAALPMMAVAAVWLYSREVLYTPYVNALCLWNLTPLQNQQISGWIMMIAGLPAMALAFVQLMMWLLALADGEGNQTSKPG
- a CDS encoding SCO family protein produces the protein MSTDLSRPGTLSPAEPGQGAGRPWYVSALLALLAVALVLGGAWLFVRVRSPFPFYGTAYPQTPAAASFSGTGADGQPYTFSPAGKTSAVFFGFTHCPNICPVTLGFLNQVREKLTPEERADFRVVLVSVDPQRDTPELLNEYLDYFGGGEAVNIPEPKLSEVAKAYGVGYRRSAVKSPQEYQVDHTTATYLIDSAGKLRVLWDYTQLGQVDRVLADVRYVMRNPAK
- a CDS encoding copper chaperone PCu(A)C — encoded protein: MTTSRKTLTAAGLAALLALLPALASQSTHAAPASKWTKAPAKTQPLPVTVQGATVAAVPPSIKDTAAYMTLTNRSKQPIKLVGAATSLAAHPMLMITTRSGGMMGMKMVPSLTIPAGGKLTLHRGGDHVMLMGLKRPLKVGETVTLTLTAEDGRTLKVSATVKKN
- a CDS encoding substrate-binding domain-containing protein is translated as MRPPTIQDVARAAGVGVGTVSRVLNNHPSVKPSTRESVLRSIAELDYTPNPHARRIAGGKSYTISVLLPVVTTEFYVRLLDGLETAFQEARYDVAIFPLLDRSRLERYLGSHTLAYQADGLVMATYNLTTLLTERRVKTQQPTVLVDAYAEGVDCAYMDNVAGGQVAGEYAATLPGAVYAIWVETELDQLFVTRVFEERRSGFLAALGAAGRPLAGEATAGFDPLTARRVAAELLDQAELPCTVFAAADLLAAALLDEVAARGLRIGEDVRVIGFDDQPWAAGRGLTTLHQPVESMGHEAATLLLSRLGGYKGPARARKFMPRLVVRETA
- a CDS encoding MOSC domain-containing protein → MKIISVNVGQPTALQVGERTVVTGIRKHPVPGRVRVDEQGLEGDRIMNRRYHGGPDQAVYVYTREDYDAWEERLGRTLEPGAFGENVLISGAESAEVRIGERFTLGEVVLEATAPRIPCGTLGARMEDAGFVKRFVQVRRPGFYARVLTPGEIGKGDPVTRIPAPDGAPSIGELFDADFAKDRDPAALRAWLAFPLGQRQRKDVEKWLAKGEGV
- a CDS encoding RNHCP domain-containing protein produces the protein MTGRRFTVQGTNNSFTCGNCGAEVQPLQNGSVRNHCPVCLHSKHVDVLPGDRACDCHGLMKPVGAEQSGKKGWILVHRCQKCGFTGRNKAALDDPEQPDSWDALIAVTSGGGGSR
- a CDS encoding YqhA family protein; this translates as MSAFRPSGTEPSKREWFSELIGRTRFIVLVAVIAVLLVAFSLFLQGTLIALSTIYETWREMFTHGIKSQSGTLAVEFLEVVGTMLKAVVFYLIGIGLYSLFIKPLNLTAALGVESLADLEQKVVSVVIVILGVTFLEHFIRWEKPLDTLYFAGSLALAGGALVLFQKVHQGSGSDLEQPQSKLRARRELFENDHEQREIKEQDVARAEQATEAKLEGRVPPESGAE
- the guaB gene encoding IMP dehydrogenase, with the translated sequence MSAPAAPQTSAQSQEDRYRYKFAQEGITFDDVLLQPRHSQVLPHEVNIGAQLTKRVRLNIPFVSAAMDTVTETNMAIAMAREGGIGVIHKNMPIDHQAEMVRKVKRSESGMIVDPITLPPTATVRDADRLMGEYRISGVPVTDPQGKLLGIITNRDLRFIDDLDVALGDVMTREHLVTVPVGTDLEQARELFKRNRIEKLLVTEGEYLRGLITIKDIEKTVKYPNAAKDDLGRLRVAAAIGVSADLMDRADALVQAGVDVLVLDSAHGHSQGILNALAKVKEQFDVDVIAGNVATRAGARDLILAGADAVKVGIGPGSICTTRVVTGVGVPQITAIFEASAAAMDAGIPVIADGGIKQTGDVPKAIAAGANVVMMGSMLAGTDEAPGETILRDGRRYKSYRGMGSLGAMDQGSADRYFQGGSRKFVPEGIEGIVAHKGTAGEVIYQFVGGLKSSMGYCGAPDLQTLRDAAQFVRITGASLIESHPHGVTITKEAPNYGGR
- a CDS encoding restriction endonuclease: MSRPPSSQPSGAAAVLMLVIGGLIAVAAEPAWRMLTGPLLGLLLVTVLVLMAGPPRSRPGAVSPAPPRSPAPVPPSPVSPAPTAPVPGPSARSLADLSPREFELHVAELISALPGWQAQATRGRADQGADVLASGPGGVRVAVQVKRYRAAVGNGAVQAIVASKAVYDCTHAVVVTSGPGYTRSARELAQANGVGLWQAGELATLRRCARQGVAPPPELLPGRAGYSGQKPKSPGSRG